In the Cydia amplana chromosome 14, ilCydAmpl1.1, whole genome shotgun sequence genome, one interval contains:
- the LOC134654376 gene encoding uncharacterized protein LOC134654376 — translation MVLSQPIGLGGTVGFKVLTIREKLRRFGLEYCDLPTMLSNVESLMKHMAINVDGRGRCIPIAFVVLTIIVVEIVYVYVSLAWFVLWRETDDLVAIMVNISLGTACAICLVKLFSLHLNSNRAKKAFVAYLAFDKRIDRDSRMYQNLLKNLRIVKRRAIFVWTMLVSNGLIYVLLPHLLPGKHLMEDLQVLYGLEPMYESPNFEISHIVIGTASIFMAHAVGTVECLLIVVTGYIEAQMTALSHELLHLWTDAQALTFGDVQNQKKLRNQYIKQQLEFIIQAHAANLALLRLTKDIFSNSTAIEFCLLAISLIVELLGGLENTYLQIPFALTLVSLDCFTGQRLIDASLTFKEAVYSCKWENFDVQNMKIVLVILQNSQTMVLSAGGMAELRYTSLMTVFRSIYSAYMTLRSTI, via the exons ATGGTGCTGTCCCAGCCAATTGGCTTAGGGGGCACTGTTGGATTTAAGGTTTTAACTATACGGGAGAAGTTGCGCAG GTTTGGTCTGGAGTACTGTGACTTGCCGACCATGTTATCAAACGTTGAGTCTCTGATGAAGCATATGGCGATAAACGTCGATGGAAGAGGTAGGTGCAT TCCTATAGCGTTCGTGGTTCTGACGATAATCGTTGTTGAGATCGTCTACGTGTATGTCTCCCTGGCATGGTTCGTGTTATGGCGCGAGACCGACGACCTGGTAGCGATCATGGTCAACATCTCATTGGGCACCGCATGCGCCATCTGCTTGGTTAAGCTCTTCTCTCTGCATCTGAACAG CAACCGCGCAAAGAAAGCATTTGTAGCATACCTAGCATTCGACAAGCGCATAGACCGAGACAGCCGAATGTACCAGAATCTTCTCAAGAACCTGCGGATTGTGAAGCGCCGAGCCATCTTCGTCTGGACAATGCTGGTCAGCAACGGCCTAATCTATGTGTTGCTGCCACACCTGCTGCCTGGAAAGCATTTAATGGAAGACTTGCAAGTTCTTTACG GACTAGAACCAATGTACGAATCACCAAACTTCGAGATATCTCACATTGTAATAGGTACGGCCTCGATATTTATGGCGCATGCGGTTGGGACTGTCGAGTGCCTCCTCATCGTCGTCACAGGCTACATAGAAGCACAAATGACAGCCCTGAGCCATGAGCTACTCCATCTCTGGACCGACGCTCAAGCATTGACCTTCGGAGACGTTCAGAATCAAAAGAAACTAAGAAATCAATATATTAAACAACAGCTAGAATTCATCATCCAAGCGCACGCTGCCAACTTAGCCCTATTACGATTAACTAAAGACATTTTTAGCAACTCCACTGCCATTGAATTTTGCTTACTGGCGATATCTCTTATAGTTGAATTGCTGGGTGGATTAGAGAATACCTATTTACAGATACCCTTCGCTTTAACCCTGGTCTCCCTGGATTGTTTCACAGGACAGCGCCTCATCGatgcgagtttaacatttaagGAAGCGGTGTATTCTTGTAAGTGGGAGAATTTCGATGTACAGAACATGAAAATTGTGTTGGTTATTCTACAGAATTCGCAGACGATGGTGCTTTCGGCGGGGGGCATGGCGGAGCTTCGATACACTAGTCTCATGACAGTGTTTAGGAGTATATATTCGGCATACATGACGCTGCGCTCTACAATTTAA